In Colletotrichum higginsianum IMI 349063 chromosome 1, whole genome shotgun sequence, one genomic interval encodes:
- a CDS encoding Alpha-mannosidase produces MGGGREIKSKSSYPALASRPVGQWISNLYKDRINQFYSRGQWEKHNLLAMMTEGTASGEPHVKLSVWDAPDTTRPTFDDAVSHKFKNTEVGAWFGPSWSTHWFKVILTVPKELRDKDLLELHWDANNEGLIWTEDGKPLQGLTGGGERTEWILPKEFRDGKEHTVYIEMACNGMFGNAAGGDTIQPPDPNKYFRLGQAEIVAVNPEARALYIDIWIIGDAAREFPQDSWEQHKALKVATDVIDAFELGNKDSILKCRKIAQEYLGPHVDSHKVYSTDKEPQVYGIGHCHIDSCWLWPWAETKRKVARSWSNQCDLMDRYPELNFACSQAQQYKWLKELYPYAFDRVKTKVKEGRFHPIGGSWVEHDTNMPSGESLVRQFLYGQRFFESNFGERCQTFWLPDTFGYSAQLPQLCRLAGMNRFLTQKLSWNNINKFPHTTFNWVALDGSQVICHMPPSETYTAEAHFGDVKRSVSQHKSMDQDHTSLLVFGKGDGGGGPTWQHLEKLRRCRGISDQVGMLPRVHMGNSVDDFFDKLEPKATEFVTWYGELYFELHRGTYTTQANNKLNNRKSESLLREVEWLATIATLSDSGKSYKYPKKEIDDMWEAVLLCQFHDCLPGSSIEMCYDDSDELYDMVFKTGNKILEDIHGVLGTSTITNGRIAETFALNTLPWHRREVVEISDTEAGVACGEGQLLAIRPFKISKEEPAVTVEEVSAGVFVLQNDQLRVKVEDGVITSLYDRAADREVIEKGGKANQYVIFDDKPLYWQAWDVEVYHLDTRKELRCGKTSISEQKAHRVSLTTEIKVSEESSIKSTITLSAALKGVQSWVECHAEVDWHESMKFLKVEFPVDVRNTEASYETAWDMAKFEVCCHRFADLSEHNYGVSILNDSKYGFATVGNLQRLSLLRSPKAPDAHADMGTHQIRWAIFPHEGSLGSSTVRAAYAFNNPLRLLSAPRAVQASLNKSPVKLTGDGSLILDTVKRGEDDEDVTRGELPKRKGRNVILRVYDSLGGQSKGVIETTWDVKRVFKSNLLEDDIEEIKIEGGKFPITLRPFEIATYRLEL; encoded by the exons ATGGGTGGCGGAAGAGAAATCAAGAGCAAGAGCTCATACCCGGCCCTCGCATCCCGACCCGTTGGACAATGGATCTCCAATCTCTACAAGGATAGAATTAACCAATTCTACTCTCGAGGACAATGGGAGAAGCACAACCTCCTGGC TATGATGACTGAGGGCACCGCATCGGGCGAGCCTCATGTTAAATTGTCTGTCTGGGACGCGCCCGACACCACTCGCCCGACCTTTGATGACGCCGTCTCGCACAAATTCAAGAACACTGAAGTCGGCGCCTGGTTTGGCCCGTCATGGTCCACCCACTGGTTCAAAGTCATCCTGACCGTTCCGAAAGAGCTGCGGGACAAGGACTTGCTTGAACTCCACTGGGACGCCAACAATGAGGGTCTCATCTGGACCGAAGACGGCAAGCCGCTCCAGGGCTTGACCGGCGGTGGCGAGCGAACCGAATGGATTCTACCCAAGGAGTTCCGGGACGGAAAAGAGCACACCGTTTACATTGAAATGGCCTGCAATGGCATGTTTGGAAACGCGGCCGGCGGAGACACGATTCAACCTCCGGACCCTAACAAGTACTTCCGCCTTGGCCAAGCCGAGATCGTTGCTGTCAACCCCGAGGCACGAGCACTCTACATTGATATTTGGATCATTGGCGATGCTGCGCGAGAATTCCCCCAAGACTCTTGGGAGCAGCACAAGGCTCTCAAGGTTGCTACCGACGTCATCGATGCATTTGAGCTCGGCAACAAGGACTCCATTCTGAAGTGTCGGAAAATCGCCCAGGAGTACCTGGGCCCGCACGTCGACTCGCACAAGGTATACAGCACCGACAAGGAGCCTCAAGTCTACGGCATCGGCCATTGTCATATCGACAGCTGCTGGCTCTGGCCCTGGGCTGAGACGAAGCGCAAGGTTGCTAGATCCTGGTCCAACCAGTGCGACTTGATGGACCGCTACCCCGAGCTGAATTTTGCCTGCTCGCAAGCCCAGCAATACAAGTGGCTGAAGGAGCTTTACCCCTATGCTTTCGACCGCGTCAAGACCAAGGTTAAGGAGGGCAGGTTCCACCCCATTGGTGGTAGCTGGGTCGAACATGACACCAACATGCCCAGTGGTGAATCTCTTGTTCGACAGTTCTTGTACGGCCAAAGATTTTTCGAAAGCAACTTCGGCGAGCGTTGCCAGACTTTCTGGCTCCCCGACACATTCGGATACTCGGCCCAGCTTCCCCAGCTCTGCCGGCTTGCTGGCATGAACCGCTTCCTTACGCAGAAGCTCAGCTGgaacaacatcaacaagtTCCCGCATACGACCTTCAACTGGGTTGCGCTTGATGGAAGCCAAGTCATCTGTCATATGCCCCCCTCAGAAACCTATACTGCCGAAGCCCACTTTGGCGACGTAAAGAGGAGTGTCAGCCAGCACAAGTCAATGGACCAAGACCACACCTCCTTGCTCGTGTTTGGCAAGggggatggcggcggaggccCTACCTGGCAGCACCTCGAGAAGCTTCGCAGATGCCGCGGTATATCCGATCAGGTAGGCATGTTGCCTAGAGTGCACATGGGAAATAGTGTCGACGACTTTTTCGACAAGCTCGAGCCGAAGGCTACAGAGTTCGTCACATGGTATGGCGAGCTCTACTTTGAGCTTCACCGCGGCACGTACACCACGCAGGCGAACAACAAGCTCAACAACCGCAAATCCGAGAGTCTGCTCAGGGAGGTTGAATGGCTCGCCACTATCGCGACGCTCAGCGACAGTGGCAAGAGCTACAAGTATCCCAAGAAGGAGATTGATGACATGTGGGAGGCCGTTCTGCTTTGTCAGTTTCACGACTGCTTGCCAGGCAGTTCCATTGAGATGTGCTACGATGATTCGGACGAG CTCTATGACATGGTTTTCAAGACCGGCAATAAGATTCTCGAAGACATTCACGGCGTGCTGGGTACATCCACTATCACCAATGGCCGCATCGCAGAGACTTTCGCGTTGAACACTCTCCCCTGGCATCGACGAGAGGTTGTCGAGATTTCGGACACGGAAGCTGGTGTTGCCTGTGGCGAGGGCCAGTTGTTGGCCATTCGCCCCTTCAAGATCTCAAAGGAGGAGCCGGCGGTAACTGTTGAGGAAGTTAGCGCTGGCGTATTTGTGCTGCAAAACGACCAGCTCcgcgtcaaggtcgaggacggtGTCATCACTTCTCTCTATGACCGCGCTGCCGATCGCGAGGTCATTGAGAAGGGTGGCAAGGCCAACCAGTATGTCATCTTCGACGACAAGCCGCTCTACTGGCAAGCCTGGGACGTTGAAGTCTACCACCTCGATACGAGAAAGGAGCTTCGCTGTGGTAAGACATCGATTTCGGAACAGAAGGCGCACCGCGTCAGCTTGACGACCGAGATCAAGGTCAGCGAGGAGAGCTCAATCAAGTCTACGATCACGCTTTCGGCAGCCTTGAAGGGGGTGCAGTCTTGGGTTGAATGCCACGCTGAAGTCGATTGGCATGAGTCTATGAAGTTCTTGAAGGTCGAGTTCCCTGTTGACGTCAGAAACACCGAGGCGTCTTACGAGACGGC CTGGGACATGGCCAAGTTCGAAGTCTGCTGCCACCGTTTCGCCGATCTCTCCGAGCACAACTATGGCGTTTCCATCCTCAACGACAGCAAGTATGGGTTCGCAACCGTCGGCAACCTACAGCGTCTTTCTCTCTTGCGATCACCCAAGGCCCCTGACGCTCATGCTGACATGGGGACCCATCAAATTCGCTGGGCAATCTTCCCTCACGAGGGATCCTTGGGTTCTTCGACTGTCCGGGCAGCGTATGCCTTCAACAACCCTCTGAGACTCCTATCGGCGCCCAGAGCCGTACAGGCGTCTCTCAACAAGAGCCCCGTCAAGCTTACAGGAGACGGCTCTCTCATCCTCGACACCGTGAAGCGtggcgaagacgatgaggatgTGACTCGCGGCGAGCTTCCGAAGCGCAAGGGGCGCAACGTCATATTGCGTGTGTACGACAGTCTCGGCGGTCAGAGCAAGGGTGTAATCGAGACCACCTGGGACGTCAAGCGCGTTTTCAAGAGTAACCTGTTGGAGGATGACATTGAAGAAATCAAGATCGAGGGTGGGAAATTCCCGATTACGCTGCGACCCTTTGAGATTGCAACCTACCGCCTGGAGTTGTAG